Below is a genomic region from Gammaproteobacteria bacterium.
GGGTTCCTGTAACTTCCCGGAGTGCCTCCCGAGCGTTGGCAACCTGGTTCTCGGCGGCGATCTCCTGGGCTACGGTCAGGTCGTAGCTCGCCTGGGCCTCGTGGACATCCGTAATGGCGATGAGGCCCACAGCAAAACGTTGTTTACTCTGTTCGAGTTGGCGTGCCACCGCCAACTTTTCGGCCTGAGCCGTCTCTAGGGAGTCCAGGGCGGCGAGGACATCAAAATAACGCTGCGCCACCCGCACCATCAGATCCTGGCGGGCTGCCCCATATTCAGCGTTGGCCTGACTTACCCGGATGTTGGATTGATCCAACGCTATCGAGGTCTCTCGATGGTAGACCGGCTGGGTAATGTTCAACGAAAAATCATGACCGGAAAAACTCAGCGTTCGCCCCGAAGTCGATCCTGCGGGACCTAGTGCAGAGGGATCACCATAGGTGGTTTTCTGGCGGTTGCGATTTAGATCGGCGCCCGCGCTAATGGTGGGCAGAAATCCCGATTTGGCCTGAGGTACCGCCTCCAGAGTGGAATCACGGGCCGCCGCCGCTGCTGCAAGCTGGGGATCACGCTCTAGCGCGAGACGATAGACCGCCATCAGATCTTCGGCCTCGGCTAGCGACGGGATAACTAGGATCGATAGCGCACCGACGACAAACAGTTTCACCGCGAATTCTCTGTGAGGGGCTGCCTGAAACTACGATCACTTTTAAGATCTAATAGGTAGGCATGGCCGGATCGACATCCCGTGCCCAGGCCGCCAGGCCTCCGGTTAGATTGACAATATTGGTAAACCCCATGTGCTCCAGAAAGTAGGCAACCTGATAGCTACGCACACCATGGTGACAAATCACCACCGTCTCTTGGTCACGGTTCATGGTCTGGTAGCTAGTCGGGATTTGGCGCATGGAAAGGAGCCGAGCCCCCTCTAAGTGGCAGACCTGGTATTCCCAGCGCTCACGAACATCCAGCAAAAGAGGGGGAACCTCGGCCCCATCCAGGTATTCCTTGAGCTGGAACGGTGTGAGGTGACGCATAGATTCGGGCAAGCCTTAGAACAAGAAACGCTGCGACGAAGAGGGGTTCACCAAGGGAGGTAGAACGGTCTCGAAAAGGTCTTCGTGGGCATAGGCGTTATCCCCAGTCCGGATGACGAGACGTGCCTCCATCACTGGCGACTCACCAACCACAGCGAACAACCGTCCACCATGCCGCAGACTGTTCAGAAACGCGTTAGGAATTTCAGACACAGATCCGGTAAGGACGATGACATCGTAGGGGGCATGACGGTCCCAGCCGCTTGCAGCGTCGCCTTGTTCCAACGTTACGTTGGTAATTCCCTGGGAAGCCAAACGGCTACTCGCGCTTTCCAGAAAATCGCTATGTAGATCGACGCTATAGACATGTTTGGCAAGACGCGCCAACAGTGCGGTGACAAAACCACTACCGGTTCCTACCTCCAAGACCATGTCTGAGGGCCTCACCGCCAAAGCCTGGAGCATGCGCCCCTCTACGACGGGAAACATCATCGTCTGATCGTGGCCGATCGGTATCTGAATGGCAGAAAAGGCCAGATTGCGGTACTTGGATGGCACAAAGTGTTCACGGGAAACACCTTCCAGCGTGTCCAGCACCTGGGGGTCGAGGACCTCCCAAGGCTGTATCTGTTGTTTCACCATGTTGAAACGAGCACGATCCAGATCAACATTAGGCATCGCCGATACTCCACAGGGTAGTTGCGAAGGTTAAGGGGTTTCTTGAGGCGATGCAAGGCCAGGCCAAGCGAGAAGAGCAGTAAAAACTGATAAGTTTGAATAAATAGCCGTGCCGTGCGCGCTGGATAACTAGCATTACCTCTTTTAAAGTAATTATTTTTATTATTTTGGCCCATTAAGACCCCGCTCGGCTTGCAGTCAGTTGATTAGTAGCTAATCGGTTGTAGGCCGCGCAGGGCTTTAAAGAACCATTATTTCCCCGCCATCAAAATTGTAATCCCACGCTAAACATAAAATTACGACCCGGCAGTGGGTAGGTATTGTATTTGGGAGCGGTATTGCTGCATACCCCGTAATCGTAAAATTGTTTATCTAGAAGGTTATAGACCGCCGCAGTTAGTTCTAGGAAACCTTGGTGGTAGGTGAGTTTCGTATCAATAGTGGTATATGCCGGTATTCGTGCCATAAAGCTGTTACTCTGATCATTGTCGAAATATTTTCTTCCAACGTGGCGAACAGTAGCGGTAGCACGTGTTTGGTGATCGATATCCCAGAGAGTGGTGAGGGCAGTGTTATTGCGAGGTACTAAGGGAACGTCATGGCCGCTCTGAGGCCCATCTCGGAATTGAGCGCGAGCGTAGGTATAGTTGAGTTCCATAAATAGGGTTTGAAACAAAGGGGCGTGGGCAGCGACCTCTAGCCCGTAGCGTCGAGTCCGATCGAGATTGATGTTGCTGAAAGTTTGTGGGTCGTAAGCAATCTCGTCGCGCAAGTTCATGTAATAGAGCGTGGGTGTAATGCGCAGCCCATTTTCTTGTTGGTATTCGAGCCCGAGATTGGTTTGTACTGCCTTTTGGGGCTGCAGTGGCGAGAGAAATGCGAGAAAATTTTCGTCATACTTAAGCAATTCATCCACCGTGGAAAAGCGTACGCTACGCCCAAAGCTACCGGTCAGTGCCCAATTGGGTGTTAGCACTTGGCGTAGACCCAATTCCAACATATGCTCCGTATCACCGTGAGAAAAATCCGGAATATGATTATCAAAGACAGCCCCTGGTGCGGAGGAATTAAAAGTATCTTTTGCTTCAACGCTGACTCGCTGAAGCCGAGCGCCAAAAGTTAAGGCGGTATCTGTTGTTACTCGAGTGGTCTCCTGGGTATAAAACGCGAGGGTCCCTTGTTGTATATCCATGCGATGGATTGGATCTGTGCTCGAAGTTTGGCCGCGATCGGAGGTGTAATCATATTGGTACCAATCCATACCTAGCAGTGCTGTGGCGGAACGACCAAATAGGGTATGACCAAGTGTGATGCGCGGAGTGAAAGACAAAGTCTTCAAATCGGTGTCGAGATATTTGGGGAAGCCGCCCTGTTCATAAAAGGCTTCTTGGTGGCTTGCTCGATAACCAGCATCAAGAAAGATTTCAACGTTGGTACTGATCTGCCGAGTCATACCGAGGGTGAGATAACTCCCGTTCAAGTTGGCGTAATCATTCGGAGTGGAGGTGCCACGCCGATCGTTCTGAAGTTCGTTGATGCCCCTTGGGGCGAGGTTTACAGAACGCGCTCCTGGTAGACGTTGCATTTCGTCGGAGGCCCCGACTTTCAGGTACCACTCTCCTTCTGCCTCATGCCGACGCAGGTCACCCTGGAAATTATTTTGACGCAGGTTGTTGTTGGCGCGGTAGCCATCAGAGTTAGTGGTCGTGGCGGTGAGATCCAAAGAGAATGGGCCATCCGCGTGGGACAGGTTGGCTTCGACCCGGTGGGTATCAGAGTTGCCGACCTCCAGGCGTACCTGTCCGTGCGTGCCAGGAGTATCCCCTCCGGCTCTGGTGATGATATTGATAACACCACCGCTAGCACCGTCACCATAAAGGACGCTACCGCCTCCTCGCGTGATCTCGATGCGTTCCACCATCTCCAGCGGTAGACCAGAGAAATCCACCGACGTTAACTCAATGCCATTGAGGCGCCGGCCATCCAGCAAGATCAAGGTATTTTGGGAATCAGTGACGCCAAAACCACGTAGGCCAATACTGGTCTTGGTAGCCTGAATACCGTAATAGCTTGAGGTGTTTATTCCAGCCTTGAGGGCCAATAGCTCGGGAATAGTTTGGGCAGTGCTATTTCGGATCTCTTCGGCATCAATGATGGTAACTGTCCCGGTGGGGGCATCGAACTGAGAGGGGAGGCGGGTAGCAGCGACCAAAACCACCGGGAGCTTTTCCGCGCTTTCAACTGCCATCGCTGGGGTCGCAAGGGCCAAAGTCCAGACGTAAAAAGGGGAAAGCCAAATAGCCGAGGGAACTGCACGAGACATCGTTCATTCTCCACCGCGCACGCCCGCGCGGATTGATTTTGGGGACAGCGGTGGAGGAGGGGGGAAGATGGATAGAGGGGAGAAGGGACAGGGAGGCGACACGCAACCCGGGACTCCTACCCGGACCGCCCTCCGCAGTACCGCAAGTGGTACCTTTGGGCCGGTCTCCGGGCTTACGACGGACCCCGAAAAAAACAGGGTCAGACCCACCGCCTTCCCGCGTATTGTGCAGTGGCTTGTCGGGTGGGTCTATTCGTCGTCTACCGTTGCGGGGGCAGCGCCGGCATCGTCCCCATAAGGACCTACCGGACTTCCCGTTTAATCCCATCGTGCGCGACACCAGTTGTGTCGGGTAATGGCACGGAAATTAGGCGTAATTATCGCCCAATGTCGGGACACCCAAGGCGGGCGCAATGTACGGGCATCCGCATCACAGTGTCAATGATGCTTAGGCGGCCATCGGCGGGTATTTTGATGGATCGGTTGGATGGTTTACGTCCCCATGCCCCTGGATTCCGATTATCTCCGCGCTCGCTCCGCAAAAAAGACCCTGGCCTCCTCGGAATCTCTGATGATCTGGGCGCGTAATTCATCGAAGGAGGCAAAACGACGCTCCTCGCGAAGCTTACGTAGAAAATCAACCTCTACGTGGCGTCCGTAAAGATCCCCGTTAAAATCGAAGAGGTGGACCTCCAATAAGGCTTGACTACCATCCACCGTGGGACGCATTCCGACATTGGCCACCCCCGGTCGGGGCTCTCCGGGAATGTTGAACATCTCCACGGCATAGACACCAGAAAGCGGCGTCGCGTGGCGGTGTAAAAATAGATTGGCGGTAGGAAAACCAATCAACCGTCCACGCTTGTAACCGTGCGCCACCTTTCCCACCATACGATAGGGCCGCCCTAACAACTTTTCGGCACTGTCCAGGTCTCCTCGGGTAAGGGCCTCACGTACGCGGGTACTGCTCACCCGCGTGTGGTCAACACAAAAGGTGTGCAGGTTGACCACGGGAAATCCATAGGCTCCCCCCATATTCTGAAGCATGGCAAAGTCGCCGCGTCGCTTGCTTCCAAAACGAAAGTCGTCGCCAATTACCAGATAACGCACCCCCAATCCCACTACCAGCACTTGCTTAATAAACTCCTCAGGGGCCATCTTGGCCATCTTTTTATCAAAATGCAGGCACAGTAAGCGGTCTACGGAATAACGACTGAGGATCTCTACCTTTTCTCGAAATCGCGTGAGGCGCGGCGGGGCACGATCCGGAGCAAAGTATTCCTGGGGGTGCGGTTCAAAGGTCACCACCGTCAGCGGAACCCCATACGAGCGCGAGTGCGTAGCCAATTGGCCTAGAACTTGCTGATGCCCTAGATGTACACCATCGAAATTGCCGATGGTCGCCACGCAATCGCGATGTTTGGGGCGGAGATTGTGGATGCCACGGATGAGTTCCATGCGTTTTATTCCGCTACCGGTTGCTCTACCGCCAATGGTGGGGCCGTGAGATGGCTACGCCCCACCAATACCCCACGAACACTAACCCCGCTAGCCGCCAAAACAGCAAAATAGGCGCTGCCCCCCACGGTAATCCACAGTATTAGATTCAATGCCCGTGTTCCTACCCCCCAACTAATCCAAGACGCCAGATCCCCTGCACCCCGCCACAGTATCACTCCTAAAACTAGATTGGCCAACATAATCCGCGCAAAGAAATTACGCCAACCGGGTAGCGGATGATAGACCCCAGCTCGACGTAGATTACGATAGAGTAATCCGGCATTCAGATAGGCAGAAAGAGTAGTGGCCAACGCCAATCCAGCATGAGCAAGGGGGAAGACCAGGATCACGTTGAAGACCATATTGAAAAGCATGGCGGTGATTCCAATTCGTACCGGGGTGCGAGTATCTTGGCGAGAATAAAAACCAGGCACCAAAACTTTGATGAGAATGAAAGCCGGTAGCCCCAAGGAAAAGGCCATTAGGCTCCGCGTCGCCATCAGGGTATCAGTGGTCCCAAATTCTCCATACTGGAATAAAGTCGCAAGCAGGGGACCGCCTAATAGGGCAAGCCCCAATCCCGCCGGGATGCCGATCAACATAACTAATCGGAGCGCCCAATCCAGGGTGCGGATAAACCCCTCAGCGTCGCGCGCGGCATTGTCCGTGGAAAGTTTTGGCAGAATGACCGTAGCAATAGCAATACCGAATACCCCCAATGGGAATTCCAATAATCGATCCGAGTAATAAAGCCAAGAGACGCTTCCCGTCACCAGAAAGGAGGCGATTAAGGTATCAAACAATAGATTGACCTGAGCCACCGAGGAACCAAATAGCGTCGGCCCCATGAGTCTGAGGATGCGTCGTACCGCAGCATCTTGGAAATTGGGGCGGGGGGGCGCAAGCAGCCCCAGGCGGAAGACAGGCGGGAGTTG
It encodes:
- a CDS encoding Sulfurtransferase; the encoded protein is MRHLTPFQLKEYLDGAEVPPLLLDVRERWEYQVCHLEGARLLSMRQIPTSYQTMNRDQETVVICHHGVRSYQVAYFLEHMGFTNIVNLTGGLAAWARDVDPAMPTY
- a CDS encoding protein-L-isoaspartate(D-aspartate) O-methyltransferase, which encodes MPNVDLDRARFNMVKQQIQPWEVLDPQVLDTLEGVSREHFVPSKYRNLAFSAIQIPIGHDQTMMFPVVEGRMLQALAVRPSDMVLEVGTGSGFVTALLARLAKHVYSVDLHSDFLESASSRLASQGITNVTLEQGDAASGWDRHAPYDVIVLTGSVSEIPNAFLNSLRHGGRLFAVVGESPVMEARLVIRTGDNAYAHEDLFETVLPPLVNPSSSQRFLF
- a CDS encoding iron complex outermembrane recepter protein yields the protein MSRAVPSAIWLSPFYVWTLALATPAMAVESAEKLPVVLVAATRLPSQFDAPTGTVTIIDAEEIRNSTAQTIPELLALKAGINTSSYYGIQATKTSIGLRGFGVTDSQNTLILLDGRRLNGIELTSVDFSGLPLEMVERIEITRGGGSVLYGDGASGGVINIITRAGGDTPGTHGQVRLEVGNSDTHRVEANLSHADGPFSLDLTATTTNSDGYRANNNLRQNNFQGDLRRHEAEGEWYLKVGASDEMQRLPGARSVNLAPRGINELQNDRRGTSTPNDYANLNGSYLTLGMTRQISTNVEIFLDAGYRASHQEAFYEQGGFPKYLDTDLKTLSFTPRITLGHTLFGRSATALLGMDWYQYDYTSDRGQTSSTDPIHRMDIQQGTLAFYTQETTRVTTDTALTFGARLQRVSVEAKDTFNSSAPGAVFDNHIPDFSHGDTEHMLELGLRQVLTPNWALTGSFGRSVRFSTVDELLKYDENFLAFLSPLQPQKAVQTNLGLEYQQENGLRITPTLYYMNLRDEIAYDPQTFSNINLDRTRRYGLEVAAHAPLFQTLFMELNYTYARAQFRDGPQSGHDVPLVPRNNTALTTLWDIDHQTRATATVRHVGRKYFDNDQSNSFMARIPAYTTIDTKLTYHQGFLELTAAVYNLLDKQFYDYGVCSNTAPKYNTYPLPGRNFMFSVGLQF
- the ribF gene encoding bifunctional riboflavin kinase/FMN adenylyltransferase — its product is MELIRGIHNLRPKHRDCVATIGNFDGVHLGHQQVLGQLATHSRSYGVPLTVVTFEPHPQEYFAPDRAPPRLTRFREKVEILSRYSVDRLLCLHFDKKMAKMAPEEFIKQVLVVGLGVRYLVIGDDFRFGSKRRGDFAMLQNMGGAYGFPVVNLHTFCVDHTRVSSTRVREALTRGDLDSAEKLLGRPYRMVGKVAHGYKRGRLIGFPTANLFLHRHATPLSGVYAVEMFNIPGEPRPGVANVGMRPTVDGSQALLEVHLFDFNGDLYGRHVEVDFLRKLREERRFASFDELRAQIIRDSEEARVFFAERARR
- the murJ gene encoding putative lipid II flippase MurJ (Evidence 3 : Putative function from multiple computational evidences) → MSKRLLQSTFTVGGMTLISRILGFLRDMVVARYFGASNGADAFFVAFRIPNFLRRMFAEGSFSQAFVPVLSEHKTLHSHDEVRALVGHAAGALGVVVIGVTILGILAAPLLVWLFAPGFTSEPVRYGLTVEMLRITFPYLAFISLAALAGGVLNTYGRFGMPAFTPVFLNLAMIAGALVFAPHLEHPVTGLAWGVTLGGALQLAVQLPPVFRLGLLAPPRPNFQDAAVRRILRLMGPTLFGSSVAQVNLLFDTLIASFLVTGSVSWLYYSDRLLEFPLGVFGIAIATVILPKLSTDNAARDAEGFIRTLDWALRLVMLIGIPAGLGLALLGGPLLATLFQYGEFGTTDTLMATRSLMAFSLGLPAFILIKVLVPGFYSRQDTRTPVRIGITAMLFNMVFNVILVFPLAHAGLALATTLSAYLNAGLLYRNLRRAGVYHPLPGWRNFFARIMLANLVLGVILWRGAGDLASWISWGVGTRALNLILWITVGGSAYFAVLAASGVSVRGVLVGRSHLTAPPLAVEQPVAE